Proteins encoded in a region of the Paenibacillus pedocola genome:
- a CDS encoding carbohydrate ABC transporter permease — translation MDAQLKPKPGVTGTQAKQRISARAVLLSLGVLLANIVVNGLIFMFFRDSTLNPLLTAVLAVLWGVLGVYLIYYTLTWAVEQYPDHIRRKVLPYIFIGPAVIILGWLLILPALRTLYLSFFNASSEKFVGLSNYAAIFSDHLMATALRNNLLWVFVGTLACVCFGLLIAILADRSSYEKIAKSIIFMPMAISFVAAGVIWKFVYYYQPGDEQIGLLNAMVTYFGGEPQAWTSMLQPWNNFFLIIILIWMQTGFAMVIFSAAIKGVPDDILEAARVDGAGEVKIFFGIMIPFISSTILTVTTTIIVFTLKIFDVVMVMTGGQYDTEVVATQFYRQFFMYRNFGYGSTLAIVLLIAVLPVILINLRQFRKQGGF, via the coding sequence ATGGATGCACAATTAAAGCCGAAGCCCGGGGTTACGGGTACGCAGGCCAAGCAGAGAATCAGCGCCAGGGCGGTGCTGCTATCACTCGGCGTGCTGCTCGCGAACATCGTTGTCAACGGGCTGATCTTCATGTTTTTCCGTGATTCCACGCTTAATCCGCTCCTGACTGCCGTTCTGGCGGTGCTGTGGGGCGTGCTGGGTGTTTATCTGATCTACTACACCCTGACCTGGGCAGTTGAACAGTACCCTGATCATATCCGCAGAAAAGTGCTTCCCTATATTTTTATCGGACCTGCGGTCATTATCCTCGGCTGGCTGTTAATCCTGCCCGCGCTGCGGACCCTATACTTAAGTTTTTTCAACGCTTCTTCAGAGAAATTCGTGGGACTCAGCAACTATGCCGCGATCTTCAGCGACCACTTGATGGCTACGGCCCTGCGTAACAATCTGCTGTGGGTGTTTGTCGGCACGCTGGCCTGTGTCTGTTTCGGGCTGCTTATTGCCATTCTGGCCGACCGCAGCAGCTACGAGAAAATCGCCAAATCGATCATTTTCATGCCAATGGCCATTTCCTTTGTCGCCGCAGGCGTTATCTGGAAGTTTGTCTATTATTATCAGCCGGGTGATGAGCAGATCGGACTGCTGAACGCGATGGTCACTTATTTCGGCGGTGAACCGCAGGCCTGGACGAGTATGCTGCAGCCCTGGAATAATTTCTTCCTTATTATCATCCTGATCTGGATGCAGACGGGGTTTGCAATGGTTATCTTTTCTGCAGCAATCAAAGGCGTTCCTGACGATATTCTCGAAGCAGCACGCGTCGACGGCGCCGGTGAGGTGAAGATTTTCTTCGGGATTATGATTCCGTTCATCTCTTCAACCATCCTCACTGTAACTACAACGATCATCGTCTTTACATTGAAAATATTTGACGTCGTCATGGTGATGACGGGAGGTCAATACGATACAGAAGTAGTAGCGACGCAGTTCTACCGGCAGTTCTTCATGTACCGTAATTTCGGTTACGGCTCAACGCTGGCGATTGTGCTCCTGATCGCGGTATTGCCTGTCATTCTGATTAATCTGCGCCAGTTCCGCAAGCAGGGGGGATTCTAA
- a CDS encoding ABC transporter substrate-binding protein has protein sequence MKKAPGRKLSLAMILCLSFTMMLSGCGGNNNNNAAAPTDPPAATETPATDNNQPSTNNAEGTATGSPLELAMKGEYKGTKVTMFGPFVDADQVKFESSIKEFEEKTGIDIQYEGSKEFEATINIRVDGGNAPDIADFPQPGLLASIAKTGKVVDLTGVLDQEKLKGNYNQSWLDMSTMDGKDGKIMAGIWNRSNVKSLVWYPKKQFDEAGYTVPQTWDELMALTEQIAKDGDPAWAIGIESGAATGWPATDWIENIMLRTTTPENYDKWVSGELPFTSPEVKNAVEIMSKIWLNKDYVYGGTKSIVTTAFGDAPKPMFENPPKAWFNLIGNFITSFFPETAKVDEDYDWFYLPPIDEQYGKPVLVAGDIYAMFNDRPEVRAVMEFFTTGESIKSWVQSGGVIAPMNDASLDWYQSESDRRMAKLVQDASTLRFDGSDLMPGKVGAGTFWKGMTDYVSGTATLDQALEQIQSGWNN, from the coding sequence ATGAAGAAAGCACCAGGACGTAAACTGTCACTCGCTATGATTCTGTGTTTATCCTTCACCATGATGCTGAGCGGATGCGGCGGAAATAACAACAATAATGCTGCTGCACCAACCGATCCGCCGGCCGCAACGGAAACACCAGCTACTGATAACAACCAGCCATCGACGAATAATGCGGAAGGCACGGCAACCGGAAGCCCGCTGGAATTAGCGATGAAAGGTGAATATAAAGGAACCAAAGTAACGATGTTCGGGCCATTTGTGGATGCCGACCAAGTGAAGTTTGAGAGCAGTATCAAAGAATTCGAAGAAAAAACCGGCATTGATATTCAATATGAAGGCTCGAAAGAGTTTGAAGCTACGATCAACATCCGGGTTGATGGCGGCAACGCGCCGGATATCGCTGATTTCCCGCAGCCGGGCCTGCTCGCCTCCATTGCCAAAACCGGCAAGGTGGTGGACCTGACCGGTGTGCTTGATCAGGAGAAGCTCAAGGGCAATTACAATCAGAGCTGGCTTGACATGTCCACCATGGACGGAAAAGACGGCAAGATCATGGCCGGAATCTGGAACCGCAGCAATGTGAAGAGTCTGGTCTGGTATCCGAAGAAGCAGTTTGATGAAGCAGGTTATACGGTTCCACAGACCTGGGATGAGCTGATGGCGCTCACGGAGCAGATTGCCAAGGATGGCGATCCGGCATGGGCGATCGGCATTGAGAGCGGTGCAGCTACAGGCTGGCCGGCAACGGACTGGATCGAAAATATCATGCTGCGTACGACAACACCGGAGAATTATGACAAGTGGGTCAGCGGCGAGCTGCCGTTTACTTCTCCAGAAGTGAAAAACGCAGTGGAAATTATGTCTAAGATCTGGCTTAACAAAGATTATGTATACGGCGGCACCAAATCGATTGTAACTACAGCCTTCGGGGACGCGCCGAAGCCAATGTTCGAGAATCCGCCAAAGGCCTGGTTCAACCTGATCGGAAACTTTATTACGAGCTTCTTCCCGGAAACGGCCAAGGTTGATGAAGACTACGACTGGTTCTACCTGCCGCCGATTGATGAGCAGTACGGCAAACCGGTACTTGTAGCCGGTGACATCTATGCAATGTTCAATGACCGTCCGGAAGTGCGTGCGGTTATGGAATTCTTCACCACAGGCGAATCGATCAAGAGCTGGGTACAATCAGGCGGCGTAATCGCTCCAATGAATGACGCTTCGCTCGACTGGTACCAATCCGAGTCCGACCGCCGGATGGCGAAGCTGGTACAGGATGCTTCGACCCTGCGGTTCGACGGCTCCGACCTCATGCCGGGTAAGGTGGGCGCAGGAACGTTCTGGAAAGGCATGACGGACTACGTGAGCGGTACAGCTACGCTGGATCAGGCACTGGAACAGATTCAGTCCGGCTGGAACAACTAA
- a CDS encoding LacI family DNA-binding transcriptional regulator, translating into MKPTIKDVARLAEVSISTVSRVMNAPETVVPGKRNRVIEAIKELKYQPNAFARGLIYKKSFTLGLLIPDIENLYFAGVIRGMQDACIKLGYSLMICNTDRDKERMLSYIDTFHEKQVDGIVFASDVLYPEYYEKLVDCRIPFVLVSSHSDEYEVPSVEVDDELAAYEAVKFLIELGHKEIGMIGFNHDNSVSGPPRVAGFVRALTEFGLEQNVEKIKYANHRFEHAYQASHELFSDYPELTAVFCVADEFAMGTISYLKDRNILVPGQVSVIGFDNLRMSGMFIPKLTTIAQPIYQLGYRAAEKLHELLTTGSVAVMKEKMEHKLIVRESSREK; encoded by the coding sequence ATGAAACCAACAATTAAAGATGTCGCCAGATTAGCGGAGGTGTCGATCAGTACCGTATCCCGTGTTATGAATGCGCCGGAGACGGTAGTACCAGGCAAGCGCAACAGGGTCATTGAGGCCATTAAGGAGCTGAAGTATCAGCCCAATGCGTTTGCGCGCGGGTTAATTTACAAGAAGTCTTTTACACTTGGCCTGCTCATTCCCGATATTGAGAACCTGTATTTTGCAGGAGTGATCCGCGGGATGCAGGATGCCTGCATTAAGCTCGGTTACAGCCTGATGATCTGCAATACCGACCGTGACAAGGAGCGGATGCTGTCCTATATTGATACTTTCCATGAGAAGCAGGTGGATGGGATCGTGTTCGCCAGTGATGTGCTCTATCCGGAGTATTATGAGAAGCTGGTGGATTGCAGAATTCCTTTTGTGCTGGTGTCGTCGCATTCTGATGAATACGAGGTTCCATCTGTAGAGGTGGATGATGAGCTGGCGGCTTACGAGGCCGTGAAATTCCTTATCGAGCTGGGACACAAGGAAATCGGCATGATCGGCTTCAATCACGATAATTCGGTATCCGGCCCGCCGCGAGTTGCCGGGTTTGTCAGAGCGCTTACGGAATTCGGGCTGGAGCAGAATGTGGAGAAGATCAAGTACGCAAACCACCGCTTTGAGCATGCCTATCAGGCATCGCATGAGCTGTTCAGTGATTACCCGGAGCTTACTGCTGTCTTCTGTGTGGCTGATGAGTTCGCTATGGGGACGATCTCTTATCTCAAGGACCGCAATATCCTGGTACCGGGGCAGGTATCCGTAATCGGATTTGATAATTTGCGGATGTCCGGCATGTTTATTCCCAAACTGACGACCATCGCTCAACCGATCTACCAGCTTGGCTACCGTGCTGCCGAGAAGCTGCATGAATTGCTGACTACCGGCAGTGTTGCTGTAATGAAAGAAAAAATGGAGCATAAGCTAATTGTGAGAGAATCCTCCCGGGAGAAATAA